Proteins encoded by one window of Methanothermobacter sp. K4:
- a CDS encoding threonine--tRNA ligase produces MRILLIHSDYLEYETKNKTGIAEEIPEDKMQGHFTESLVVFTAVEAEDEENPDSVIENAVNEIVRVFGDVKADNVVIYPYAHLSSSLSSPETARRVLEGMEEALRDRGLEVSRVPFGWYKAFRISCKGHPLSELSRTIRPEPMKEEEESEESEWFILHKGQKIRPEEFEFTSRDLENLVKYELGELESSGEEPPHVRLMREKGLADYEPSADVGHLRWYPRGRLIRDLLADYVYMLVTSEGAMPVETPIMYDLEDEAIRVHAEKFGERQYRMKNKKELMLRYACCFGAFRILSDSFLTWKNLPASIYELSTYSFRLEKKGEVVGLKRLRGFTMPDLHTVCADLEQALTAFAGQVEMCMKTGEDLQVNYEVIFRATREFYEEYSDWVHSVADKIGKPILLELLPSRKHYWIAKMDFAAIDYLGRPIENPTVQIDVESGERFGITYVNSDEEEVNPIILHCSPTGSIERVICSLLEKTAVEMDEKPPMLPVWLSPTQVRVLPIAERHLEFAESLVSEMVANDVRADLDDRAETLGKKIRNAAQDWVPYVVVVGDSELEGKLTVNIRSTGEKVQMDIEELIELVRSETHGMPFRRLPLPVRLSERINF; encoded by the coding sequence ATGAGGATACTGTTAATTCACTCTGATTACCTGGAATACGAGACAAAGAACAAAACAGGGATAGCAGAGGAAATACCCGAAGATAAAATGCAGGGACACTTCACCGAGTCCCTGGTGGTCTTCACAGCAGTGGAGGCTGAGGATGAGGAGAACCCTGATTCAGTCATTGAAAATGCAGTAAATGAAATAGTAAGGGTTTTTGGTGATGTTAAGGCCGATAATGTGGTTATATACCCATACGCACACCTTAGCTCATCACTGAGCTCCCCGGAGACAGCCCGCAGGGTTCTTGAGGGCATGGAGGAGGCACTGAGGGATAGGGGACTTGAGGTCTCAAGGGTCCCCTTCGGCTGGTACAAGGCATTCAGAATATCTTGTAAGGGCCACCCACTATCGGAACTCTCAAGGACCATAAGGCCGGAGCCAATGAAAGAGGAGGAGGAATCGGAGGAATCAGAGTGGTTCATACTCCATAAGGGCCAGAAAATCAGACCGGAGGAATTTGAGTTCACCAGCAGGGACCTTGAAAACCTTGTGAAGTATGAACTGGGTGAACTTGAATCATCTGGCGAGGAGCCACCACACGTTAGACTCATGAGGGAGAAGGGCCTGGCGGATTATGAACCATCAGCCGATGTGGGACACCTCAGATGGTACCCCAGGGGAAGGCTGATAAGGGATCTTCTTGCAGACTACGTTTACATGCTTGTAACCAGTGAGGGGGCAATGCCGGTTGAGACCCCCATAATGTATGACCTTGAGGACGAGGCCATCAGGGTCCATGCAGAGAAGTTCGGTGAAAGGCAGTACAGGATGAAGAACAAGAAGGAGCTCATGCTGCGATACGCTTGCTGCTTTGGGGCCTTCAGGATACTCTCAGATTCGTTCCTCACATGGAAGAACCTCCCAGCATCCATATATGAACTCTCCACCTACAGCTTCAGGCTTGAGAAGAAGGGTGAGGTGGTTGGCCTCAAAAGGCTCAGGGGCTTTACAATGCCCGACCTTCACACGGTATGCGCCGACCTTGAACAGGCACTCACCGCGTTTGCAGGACAGGTGGAGATGTGCATGAAGACCGGTGAGGACCTGCAGGTGAACTATGAGGTGATATTCAGGGCCACCAGGGAATTCTATGAGGAGTACTCTGACTGGGTGCACTCAGTGGCCGATAAAATAGGAAAACCCATACTCCTTGAACTTCTACCCTCAAGGAAGCACTACTGGATTGCCAAGATGGACTTCGCAGCCATAGATTACCTTGGAAGGCCAATAGAGAACCCAACAGTACAGATAGATGTTGAGAGCGGGGAAAGGTTCGGTATAACCTATGTTAACAGTGACGAGGAGGAGGTCAACCCCATAATCCTCCACTGCAGCCCCACAGGAAGCATAGAAAGAGTTATCTGCAGTTTACTTGAAAAGACAGCCGTTGAGATGGATGAGAAACCACCCATGCTACCTGTCTGGCTTTCACCGACACAGGTACGTGTGCTTCCAATTGCCGAACGACACCTTGAATTTGCAGAGTCCCTTGTATCAGAGATGGTGGCAAATGATGTGAGGGCTGACCTTGACGACAGAGCAGAAACCCTTGGTAAGAAGATAAGGAACGCTGCCCAGGACTGGGTTCCCTACGTTGTGGTTGTGGGTGACAGCGAACTTGAGGGGAAACTCACAGTTAACATCAGAAGCACCGGTGAAAAGGTTCAGATGGATATCGAAGAGCTCATTGAACTTGTCAGATCAGAGACACATGGAATGCCCTTCAGGAGACTTCCCCTCCCTGTCAGGCTTTCAGAGAGAATCAACTTCTAA
- the cfbB gene encoding Ni-sirohydrochlorin a,c-diamide synthase — translation MRLVLAGTGSAVGKTTIATGIMRALSDRGIQPFKVGPDYIDPSYHTMATGNVSRNLDSFFMTDAQIREAFTRAMKISGARMGIIEGVRGLYEGISSTGDTGSTASVAKALKAPVVLIINSRSLVKSAAAMVLGFRSLDPEVKIRGVILNQVKNRRHYLKTKEAVEELTGTEVVGGIPRSAELEVEQRHLGLVPAVEREQIASYIERWGSAMEEYLDLEALEDIMASAGKIDGEREPLWQRENKRKVKIGVAFDEAFNFYYRENIEALEDNAASVVYFSPLHDEELPDVDAVYIGGGYPEVFAGELESNRSMRMSVRKFHADGRPIFGECGGLMYLMRSIDGREMSGVFPYSAEMTKNVQGLSYVISEAVSDNLITGEGDVFRGHEFHYSRVSVTGDAQFAFRVLRGRGIMDSMDGITSGSALASYVHIHAASCPTFAANFTRNAWELQDEV, via the coding sequence ATGAGACTTGTACTTGCAGGGACAGGGAGCGCAGTTGGCAAGACCACCATAGCAACAGGGATAATGAGGGCACTCTCAGATAGGGGTATCCAGCCCTTCAAGGTGGGCCCTGACTACATAGACCCATCATATCACACCATGGCCACAGGCAACGTATCAAGGAACCTCGACTCATTCTTCATGACAGATGCCCAGATAAGGGAGGCCTTCACAAGGGCAATGAAAATATCTGGAGCCAGAATGGGTATAATAGAGGGTGTAAGGGGACTATATGAGGGTATAAGCTCAACTGGAGATACTGGAAGCACAGCTTCAGTTGCAAAGGCCCTTAAAGCCCCCGTGGTTCTCATAATAAATTCAAGAAGTCTTGTTAAAAGCGCGGCAGCCATGGTGCTGGGTTTCAGGTCCCTTGACCCTGAGGTTAAAATCAGGGGGGTTATCCTGAACCAGGTTAAGAACAGGAGACACTACCTCAAGACAAAGGAGGCTGTGGAGGAACTCACAGGCACTGAGGTGGTGGGGGGGATACCAAGGAGTGCAGAACTGGAGGTTGAGCAGAGACACCTTGGACTTGTACCTGCCGTTGAAAGGGAACAGATAGCATCATACATTGAGAGATGGGGCAGTGCAATGGAGGAGTACCTGGACCTTGAGGCCCTTGAGGATATAATGGCATCTGCAGGGAAGATTGATGGGGAAAGGGAACCCCTGTGGCAGAGGGAGAATAAAAGGAAGGTTAAAATAGGCGTGGCATTTGATGAGGCCTTTAACTTTTATTACAGGGAGAACATAGAGGCCCTTGAGGATAACGCGGCTTCGGTTGTCTACTTCAGTCCCCTCCATGATGAGGAGCTTCCTGATGTTGACGCGGTATACATAGGGGGCGGCTACCCTGAGGTCTTTGCAGGGGAACTGGAATCCAACAGATCCATGAGGATGTCGGTGAGGAAGTTTCATGCAGACGGCAGGCCCATATTTGGGGAATGCGGCGGCCTGATGTACCTTATGAGGTCCATTGATGGGCGTGAGATGAGTGGTGTGTTCCCCTACAGTGCTGAGATGACGAAAAATGTCCAGGGACTGAGCTACGTGATCTCTGAGGCGGTCTCTGATAACCTGATAACAGGGGAGGGGGATGTGTTCAGGGGACATGAATTCCACTACTCAAGGGTCTCAGTCACCGGAGATGCGCAATTTGCCTTCAGGGTGCTCAGGGGTAGGGGTATAATGGATTCCATGGATGGAATAACCTCTGGATCGGCACTTGCAAGTTACGTGCACATACACGCAGCATCATGCCCCACATTTGCCGCAAACTTCACAAGGAATGCATGGGAGCTCCAGGATGAGGTTTGA
- a CDS encoding MgtC/SapB family protein has product MDFPVIKFLIALAIGALVGIERERRTRGTEFAGIRTFILISLMGALSAYLSGIFPLMLPAAFLGLVAIVSASYIVSMRDDGDIGITGEVAAFITFMLGAMCFSGDYRLAAMLAIIVTALLALKRYIHIAVRRISEREMIDTIKFLVIAFVILPLLPDTSLGPWGVFNPYQVWLMVVFISAISYAGYIAMKIAGPDRGLSATGIIGGLVSSTAVVTAMAGRVRESEDLIRPAVFAAVVSSSMMFFRILLEVSVINPSLMGYVAPPMLAMGVTGMALGVLFIRSPSKIDQDIKIENPFSVKPALLFGVLFLVILFLSKAANVYLGRGGVLAAAVISGVADVDAITVSMSLLAAGGSLSSSTAAAAITLAGVSNTIIKGGIAFALGTRMFGKRVGTLFLVIVVTGLVAVGLMGI; this is encoded by the coding sequence ATGGATTTCCCGGTAATTAAGTTTTTGATAGCCCTGGCCATAGGAGCCCTGGTGGGTATTGAGAGGGAGAGGAGGACCAGGGGGACAGAATTTGCAGGTATAAGGACCTTCATTCTGATATCACTCATGGGGGCTCTTTCAGCGTATCTCTCAGGGATTTTTCCTCTGATGCTCCCCGCTGCCTTTCTGGGGCTGGTTGCCATAGTATCTGCAAGTTACATTGTGAGCATGAGGGACGATGGGGATATAGGGATAACAGGGGAGGTTGCAGCGTTTATAACCTTCATGCTTGGGGCTATGTGCTTTTCAGGTGATTACAGGCTTGCAGCAATGCTTGCTATCATTGTAACGGCGCTTCTTGCCCTCAAAAGGTACATTCACATTGCCGTAAGGAGGATAAGTGAGAGGGAGATGATAGATACAATAAAATTCCTTGTGATAGCCTTTGTGATTCTCCCGCTTCTTCCGGATACATCGCTTGGCCCCTGGGGGGTCTTTAACCCCTATCAGGTGTGGCTGATGGTTGTGTTCATATCAGCCATAAGCTATGCAGGTTACATTGCTATGAAGATAGCAGGTCCAGACAGGGGTCTTAGTGCCACAGGAATAATAGGGGGACTGGTGTCGAGTACAGCTGTGGTTACGGCAATGGCAGGGCGCGTGAGGGAATCTGAGGATCTCATAAGGCCGGCGGTGTTCGCGGCGGTTGTTTCAAGTTCAATGATGTTTTTCAGGATCCTGCTGGAGGTCTCTGTTATAAACCCCTCCCTGATGGGGTACGTTGCACCCCCAATGCTTGCCATGGGGGTAACCGGGATGGCTCTGGGTGTTCTGTTCATCAGGTCACCATCAAAGATTGACCAGGATATTAAAATTGAAAACCCATTCTCTGTTAAGCCCGCTCTCCTATTTGGGGTGCTTTTTCTGGTCATTCTATTCCTATCAAAGGCCGCGAACGTCTACCTTGGCCGTGGGGGGGTCCTGGCAGCGGCTGTGATCTCTGGAGTGGCTGATGTGGATGCCATAACTGTGAGTATGTCTTTACTGGCAGCAGGGGGTTCTTTAAGTTCTTCAACAGCTGCAGCTGCCATAACCCTTGCAGGAGTCTCAAACACGATTATAAAGGGTGGAATAGCCTTTGCACTTGGCACAAGAATGTTCGGGAAGAGGGTGGGGACCCTCTTCCTTGTCATTGTGGTCACGGGGCTCGTGGCGGTTGGTCTTATGGGGATCTAG
- a CDS encoding cupin domain-containing protein, whose protein sequence is MEMEIKGKVLKLNELIDYQDDSVVSREIIRKDTGTVTLFAFDRGQGLSEHTAPFDVMVQVIDGEAEITISGEKNRVAAGEMIIMPANEPHAVMAVEPFKMLLTMIRS, encoded by the coding sequence ATGGAAATGGAGATTAAGGGAAAGGTTCTGAAACTGAATGAACTCATTGACTACCAGGACGATTCGGTGGTGAGCAGGGAGATAATCAGGAAGGATACCGGTACCGTGACCCTATTTGCCTTTGACAGGGGCCAGGGGCTCAGTGAACACACTGCACCCTTCGATGTCATGGTCCAGGTGATTGATGGTGAGGCAGAAATCACAATAAGCGGAGAGAAGAACCGTGTGGCTGCAGGCGAGATGATAATAATGCCGGCCAATGAGCCCCATGCGGTGATGGCGGTGGAACCCTTCAAGATGCTCCTAACCATGATAAGGTCATGA
- a CDS encoding oligosaccharide repeat unit polymerase family protein, with the protein MRFDVFSPYSVIAALLIYLALAISGTLMGIRGLKLPSGASILYIALGATIFILGAHISGKIPTEKHDRPGNLGETLLLLLVTAGILLQLLNLYLLGGIPLLSGHLKARAVTKIWLLSYIIFLPSVNMLLAVYPRRRYYIPLILGAALFALTGYRTTVVVILLSGIITIYYSARPSSRQIALLLSALAIVAIAVGYIAVKSIEWQTWTLNPLELLLYRAGYTLMVFDRLLDHQGATGGELLYYTLTGYLHSTDPRAIVGEAVLGYRHSTTSLIFGPPLLDFGLPAMVIQMFLLGLILGSMHRIQIALNGIFTGIYSVILAHTIIWVETGPTDLVVWLFYMVAVISIIYVLWRCYPETGSCS; encoded by the coding sequence ATGAGGTTTGATGTATTCTCCCCCTATTCTGTCATTGCAGCGCTACTTATATATCTTGCACTTGCCATTTCAGGGACACTGATGGGCATAAGGGGTCTGAAACTTCCATCAGGTGCTTCAATTCTCTATATAGCTCTGGGTGCCACTATATTCATTCTGGGAGCGCATATATCCGGAAAGATACCAACAGAGAAACATGATAGGCCAGGAAATCTCGGAGAGACACTTCTCCTCCTTCTGGTCACCGCGGGAATCCTCCTACAGTTACTTAACCTCTATCTTCTCGGGGGAATTCCACTCCTCAGCGGTCACCTCAAGGCGAGGGCGGTTACGAAGATATGGCTTCTCTCATACATCATATTCCTCCCCTCGGTTAACATGCTTCTTGCAGTTTACCCCAGGAGGAGGTACTATATTCCACTTATACTTGGCGCCGCACTCTTCGCCCTCACAGGCTACAGGACAACCGTTGTGGTTATACTGCTGAGCGGTATCATAACCATCTACTACTCTGCAAGGCCATCCTCCCGCCAGATAGCCCTCCTACTATCAGCTCTTGCCATTGTGGCAATAGCCGTCGGTTACATTGCTGTTAAATCAATTGAATGGCAGACGTGGACCCTCAATCCACTGGAACTCCTCCTCTACAGAGCAGGCTACACCCTAATGGTGTTTGACAGGCTCCTGGACCACCAGGGGGCAACCGGCGGGGAACTCCTCTACTACACCCTCACAGGATATCTGCACTCAACGGATCCAAGGGCAATCGTCGGTGAGGCTGTGCTTGGCTACAGGCACTCAACAACATCACTCATATTCGGACCCCCCCTCCTGGACTTCGGGCTTCCTGCAATGGTTATCCAGATGTTCCTCCTGGGCCTGATTCTTGGATCAATGCACAGGATTCAGATAGCACTTAATGGGATCTTTACAGGTATTTATTCGGTAATTCTGGCCCATACCATAATCTGGGTTGAAACAGGCCCAACAGACCTTGTGGTCTGGTTGTTCTACATGGTGGCTGTCATATCAATTATATACGTTCTCTGGAGGTGTTATCCTGAAACTGGCAGTTGCAGCTGA
- a CDS encoding ParA family protein, protein MGEIISIINQKGGCGKTTTAVNLSAALSLLERRVLVVDMDPQGNATTGFGVNKSELDSTIYTVLSRKASLRDVMVPAELEDLYLAPSNISLSGAEIELSSEIGYHAILKEALKDIRDEFDYIFIDAPPSLGILTLNALVASDSVIIPIQAEYYALEGMADLLRTMNLVEERLQSPCPIKGILITLYDSRTRLARDVQREVERFFGERENIFRTRIPRNVRLAEAPSHGKPCITYDPESTGTGAYMKLAAEILGME, encoded by the coding sequence ATGGGAGAGATAATTTCAATCATAAACCAGAAGGGGGGCTGTGGCAAGACAACAACCGCAGTGAACCTCTCAGCAGCCCTTTCACTCCTTGAGAGGAGGGTGCTGGTGGTTGACATGGACCCTCAGGGTAACGCAACAACAGGCTTCGGTGTGAATAAATCTGAACTGGACTCAACCATCTACACCGTACTCAGCAGAAAGGCATCCCTCAGGGATGTGATGGTTCCAGCTGAACTCGAGGACCTATACCTTGCACCAAGCAACATATCCCTCAGCGGTGCAGAGATAGAACTCAGCAGTGAGATAGGCTACCACGCCATTCTCAAGGAGGCTCTGAAGGATATAAGGGATGAATTCGACTACATATTCATAGACGCCCCGCCCTCACTTGGGATCCTCACACTCAACGCACTCGTGGCATCTGACAGCGTCATAATACCGATACAGGCAGAGTACTATGCCCTCGAGGGAATGGCTGACCTCCTAAGGACAATGAACCTTGTCGAGGAACGTCTCCAGAGTCCATGCCCCATAAAGGGGATACTCATAACACTCTACGACTCGAGGACACGCCTTGCAAGGGACGTGCAGAGGGAGGTTGAAAGGTTCTTTGGTGAAAGGGAGAACATTTTCAGAACAAGGATACCGAGAAATGTACGCCTTGCAGAGGCCCCCAGCCATGGAAAACCATGCATCACCTATGACCCTGAAAGCACAGGAACAGGGGCCTACATGAAGCTCGCAGCCGAAATACTGGGTATGGAGTGA
- a CDS encoding radical SAM protein, with the protein MSLDERVQVLSDSAQFDLCDYSADPSQRNPSVPGIYYTSYRGCRVPLFKVLLTNRCCNDCRYCINSAEKEPVELKPEEIAGIFLDYYERRYVDGLFLSSGVSRDPDETMEKLLETLRILRLEGYGGYIHLKIIPGSSMDTVRRAMELASRVSINLETATRDGLDELSSTKDYSVDILRRMRWISRFKKRHPELAPSGQSTQLMVGAVDETDEDIVKRVKWIYDKYSLRRVYFSGFQPIEGTDLEKRSEADPRRVFRLYQTDSLLKSYGFGVDELRFSGGYLDTSVDPKYAAAMDMDIFPVDLKTAPYHEIIRVPGIGPKSARKIIELRGKVNLTPDILKGMGVRLGRAEPFIYLDGSQTTLSSWNKSD; encoded by the coding sequence ATGAGTCTTGATGAAAGGGTCCAGGTGCTGAGTGACAGTGCCCAGTTTGACCTCTGCGACTACAGTGCAGACCCCTCCCAGAGGAACCCCTCGGTGCCGGGTATCTACTACACCAGTTACAGGGGCTGCAGGGTCCCCCTCTTCAAGGTTCTGCTCACCAACAGGTGCTGCAACGATTGCAGGTACTGTATAAACAGTGCAGAGAAAGAGCCCGTAGAGCTGAAGCCAGAGGAAATTGCAGGGATATTCCTTGACTACTATGAGAGGCGCTACGTTGATGGACTCTTCCTCAGTTCGGGGGTGAGCAGGGACCCTGATGAAACCATGGAGAAGCTCCTGGAGACACTCAGAATCCTGAGGCTTGAGGGCTACGGCGGCTACATACACCTCAAGATCATCCCCGGCTCATCCATGGACACTGTAAGGAGGGCCATGGAACTTGCAAGTCGTGTGAGCATCAACCTTGAGACCGCGACCAGGGATGGCCTTGATGAACTTTCATCCACCAAGGACTACAGTGTTGACATCCTGCGGAGAATGAGGTGGATCAGCAGGTTCAAAAAGAGACACCCTGAACTTGCACCCTCAGGTCAGAGCACCCAGCTGATGGTTGGGGCTGTTGATGAAACAGATGAGGATATAGTTAAACGTGTCAAGTGGATCTACGATAAATATTCCCTCAGGAGGGTGTACTTCAGTGGTTTTCAGCCCATTGAAGGGACTGACCTTGAAAAAAGGTCCGAAGCAGATCCCCGGCGTGTCTTCAGACTCTACCAGACAGACTCCCTCCTTAAGTCCTATGGTTTCGGTGTTGATGAGTTGAGGTTCAGTGGGGGTTACCTGGACACCTCTGTGGATCCAAAGTACGCCGCAGCCATGGATATGGATATCTTCCCGGTGGACCTCAAGACCGCCCCCTATCATGAAATCATCAGGGTCCCTGGAATAGGGCCAAAGTCGGCCAGAAAAATAATTGAACTGAGGGGTAAGGTTAACCTCACCCCGGATATCCTGAAGGGAATGGGGGTGAGACTGGGAAGGGCCGAGCCCTTCATATACCTTGACGGATCCCAGACAACCCTCAGCAGCTGGAATAAGAGTGATTGA
- the hcp gene encoding hydroxylamine reductase: MVIEMKYRCKVCDYIYDPEVGDPTSGIKPGTPFEELPDDWVCPVCNVGKDQFEPLRGEVKRVRPEDIEMFCYQCSQTIRGRACIVKGVCGKEATVARLQDNLLFAIKGISAYLYHARELGYTDEVVDAFLERGFYSTLTNVNFDGEEFVSLALEAGEMNLRTMKLLKKAHMDTYGEPEPTEVRVGALDGPAIIATGHSLKALEELLRQTEGTGVNVYTHSELLPAHGYPGLRKYPHLAGQLGGPWFDQRETFSRYSAAVLGTSNCVLLPRDSYRERMFTCGVARLPGVKHIEGYDFSPVIEKALELPPLKEEEATTLTTGFGLSTILSLADKIKELVEEGRISRFFLVGGCDSPLPQARYYTEFVRKLPEDTVVLTLACGKYRFNSMDLGDIEGIPRLIDLGQCNDSIVAVELVEALGNLFNMDVNELPLSIVLSWMEQKAAAILWSLLSLNLKGMYIGPILPGWANDDIINVLVDKYELTPIGDPEEDIKKMME, encoded by the coding sequence ATGGTGATTGAAATGAAGTACCGCTGCAAGGTATGTGACTACATATATGACCCTGAGGTGGGTGACCCCACGTCAGGTATAAAACCCGGAACACCCTTCGAGGAACTTCCAGATGACTGGGTATGCCCGGTCTGTAACGTTGGTAAGGACCAGTTCGAACCCCTCAGGGGTGAGGTGAAGCGCGTGAGGCCAGAGGATATAGAAATGTTCTGCTACCAGTGCTCCCAGACCATCCGTGGAAGGGCCTGCATAGTAAAGGGGGTCTGTGGAAAGGAAGCTACCGTGGCAAGACTCCAGGATAACCTTCTATTTGCAATAAAGGGAATATCTGCCTACCTCTACCATGCCAGGGAACTTGGATACACCGATGAGGTGGTGGACGCATTCCTTGAGAGGGGATTCTACTCAACACTCACCAACGTGAATTTTGATGGAGAGGAATTCGTAAGTCTTGCCCTTGAGGCGGGTGAAATGAACCTGAGGACCATGAAGCTCCTCAAGAAGGCCCACATGGACACCTACGGGGAACCTGAACCCACAGAGGTAAGGGTTGGGGCCCTTGATGGTCCGGCCATAATAGCAACAGGGCACAGCCTGAAGGCGCTTGAAGAGCTGCTCAGGCAGACCGAAGGTACAGGTGTGAACGTGTACACACATTCAGAGCTGCTTCCAGCCCATGGTTACCCTGGCCTCAGGAAGTACCCGCACCTTGCCGGACAGCTTGGCGGGCCATGGTTCGACCAGAGGGAGACCTTCTCACGCTACAGCGCCGCAGTGCTTGGAACATCAAACTGTGTGCTGCTTCCACGTGACAGCTACAGGGAGAGGATGTTCACCTGTGGTGTTGCCCGCCTCCCCGGGGTTAAGCATATTGAGGGCTACGACTTCAGTCCGGTGATAGAGAAGGCCCTTGAGCTTCCGCCCCTTAAAGAGGAGGAAGCCACGACACTAACAACCGGCTTTGGACTCTCAACAATCCTCTCACTTGCAGATAAAATAAAGGAACTGGTGGAGGAGGGTAGAATCAGCAGGTTCTTCCTTGTTGGTGGCTGTGATTCGCCCCTGCCACAGGCAAGGTACTACACCGAATTTGTGAGGAAGCTCCCTGAGGATACCGTGGTTCTCACACTGGCCTGCGGTAAGTACCGTTTCAACTCAATGGATCTGGGTGACATCGAGGGGATCCCCCGCCTCATAGACCTGGGCCAGTGCAACGATTCCATAGTGGCAGTGGAACTTGTGGAGGCACTGGGCAACCTCTTCAATATGGACGTGAATGAGCTGCCCCTCAGCATAGTCCTCAGCTGGATGGAGCAGAAGGCCGCTGCAATACTCTGGAGCCTACTATCACTGAACCTAAAAGGCATGTACATAGGTCCCATACTGCCTGGGTGGGCCAACGATGACATCATAAATGTGCTCGTTGATAAATATGAACTCACACCAATAGGTGACCCTGAAGAGGATATAAAGAAGATGATGGAGTAA
- a CDS encoding TrmB family transcriptional regulator: MERKVIKALKLMGLTDYQAAAYTAMVSLVSAGAAEAAEASGIPRSRIYEILRQLSERGFVEVERGKPLRYHVVPPAEVFGREKRRIIKELDEAMQHLRRTYEDRVARVPAPVWLIHGQEKIMKKELEIISRTRSELKMRMGFIFRGELRELRPAIERIVDRGADVRIMASEDLDLPCEVRVISMPPVRMFVRDSGEMMWIFSRFTPEGSPIPETAMGIWNQYLEIAENYSRIFDSIWYGKSEGGAGGI, from the coding sequence ATGGAACGGAAGGTAATAAAAGCACTTAAACTTATGGGACTTACAGACTATCAGGCGGCTGCATACACTGCAATGGTATCACTGGTATCCGCAGGGGCCGCCGAGGCCGCCGAGGCATCAGGAATCCCCAGATCAAGGATCTATGAGATACTGAGGCAGCTTTCAGAAAGGGGATTTGTGGAGGTGGAGCGCGGCAAACCCCTCAGGTATCATGTGGTCCCCCCTGCAGAGGTTTTCGGGAGGGAGAAGAGGAGGATAATAAAGGAACTGGATGAGGCCATGCAACACCTCAGGAGAACCTACGAGGATAGGGTTGCAAGGGTACCTGCGCCTGTATGGCTCATACACGGGCAGGAGAAGATAATGAAGAAGGAACTTGAGATCATATCAAGAACCAGGTCCGAACTCAAAATGAGGATGGGTTTCATCTTCAGGGGTGAGCTGAGGGAGCTGCGCCCTGCAATTGAGAGGATAGTGGATAGGGGCGCTGATGTAAGGATAATGGCGTCTGAAGACCTTGATCTGCCCTGTGAGGTGAGGGTCATAAGCATGCCACCTGTTCGGATGTTTGTGAGGGATTCAGGGGAGATGATGTGGATATTCTCCAGGTTCACACCTGAGGGATCACCGATACCTGAGACTGCAATGGGTATATGGAACCAGTACCTTGAGATAGCAGAGAACTACTCAAGGATATTTGACAGCATATGGTATGGGAAATCTGAGGGAGGAGCAGGAGGTATCTAG